The following are from one region of the Nicotiana tomentosiformis chromosome 7, ASM39032v3, whole genome shotgun sequence genome:
- the LOC104119525 gene encoding kinesin-like protein KIN-5D isoform X3 produces METPKLNHQRRGSIPPFLMSQTLWSNEKLCRDSRSNDEKGVNVKVILRCRPQNEDEMKVKGPSVISCNDLKKEVTANLNTATKQLNKTFVFDKVCGPSSQQKDFYDHSVAPLVNEALEGYTCTIFAYGQTGTGKTYTMEGEAIKEKNGEFHKNAGVIPRAVQQIFDILETQKAEYSMKVAYIEIYNEEITDLLSLDEESKSIDEKPRKPLALMEDGKGAVFIRGLEEVTVSTADEIYKILEKGSANKHTAETLLNKQSNRSHSIFSITLQVKECTPEGLELIKCGKLNLVDLAGSENILRSGAKEGRAREAGEINKSLLTLGRVINALVDHSGHVPYRDSKLTRLLRDSLGGKTKTCIIATVSPSIQCLEETLSTLEYANRAKQIKNRPEVNQKVPKSALIKDLYVEMDRLKQELHATREKNGIYIPQDRYLSEEAAHKAIFERLKFLELDLESKNKKLRELQDLYDYQRQLTADLTKKLERTQRELKEAEQAFNDLQAQNSRAKETVQEKDHLVSNLIKSEKAMTDKALELRAEVENAESEISTLFAKTEKTNNREERNKILVQNFRNKLTQQLESLKRNTAVSVTKQEQQLNVILEDTQSFLATKRRGTDELKSQLQKLKDKYSSDIQNLAISAQELNENSQLAFSEVHSEVSKHSSFFMVFVAKISADVNAILNGLQGNITELEVKISAFVQKEQQNQTRRYQGIQLTSEVLLNFFKTLNSYISKLRLMDEKSQTINHQQLCTLEEKFEELAASEERQLIEKVAELMSASNTRKKRLVQTAVNDLRECSSIKTRNLNAEFSNIQGCTNSAYEEWTSYVESTQAHHIEDSTRLEFWKSSLAGLAKSKGVQDGWRNAEESLLRQQTRNINSIDCIMKSAMESNGKTSTQFSSTVTSILEETAISKRNLLSAMESLLKLDHNECEKIYSFIHPCVEDMKQMKDSHSSKVSEIAENAGKVLTDEYKVDEPSCSTLRRKRVSVPSRESIENLRTPLLEESLKSFQGNGIAKRANRM; encoded by the exons ATGGAAACACCAAAGTTGAATCATCAACGAAGAGGGAGTATACCTCCTTTCTTGATGTCTCAAACACTGTGGTCAAATGAAAAGCTATGCAGAGATTCGCGATCAAATGACGAAAAAGGGGTAAATGTGAAAGTTATATTGCGTTGCAG GCCTCAAAATGAGGATGAAATGAAGGTGAAAGGTCCCTCGGTGATCTCGTGCAACGACCTGAAAAAAGAAGTTACTGCAAATTTGAACACAGCTACTAAGCAACTAAACAAAACCTTTGTCTTTGATAAG GTTTGTGGTCCATCATCTCAGCAAAAGGACTTCTATGATCATTCTGTGGCTCCTCTTGTTAATGAAGCTCTTGAGGGATATACTTGTACTATTTTTGCTTATGGCCAAACCGGAACAGGGAAAACATACACAATGGAAGGGGAAGCAATTAAAGAGAAG AATGGGGAGTTCCACAAGAATGCTGGAGTAATCCCAAGAGCAGTCCAGCAAATTTTTGACATTTTGGAGACTCAAAAGGCTGAGTACAGTATGAAAGTTGCATATATAGAGATTTACAATGAGGAAATAACAGATCTTCTTTCCCTTGACGAGGAATCAAAATCGATAGATGAGAAGCCGAGGAAGCCATTAGCCCTTATGGAAGATGGAAAAGGTGCAGTTTTCATCAGAGGTCTAGAAGAGGTGACAGTATCAACCGCAGATGAAATATACAAAATTTTGGAGAAAGGCTCTGCAAATAAGCATACAGCTGAGACGCTTCTTAATAAACAAAGCAATAGGTCTCATTCAATATTTTCCATCACCTTACAAGTTAAGGAATGCACTCCTGAGGGACTAGAGCTGATAAAGTGTGGAAAACTTAATCTTGTTGACCTAGCTGGATCTGAGAACATTTTACGCTCGGGAGCAAAAGAG GGAAGAGCAAGAGAGGCTGGTGAGATAAATAAGAGCTTGCTTACCTTGGGCAGGGTCATCAATGCTTTGGTTGATCACTCTGGACATGTTCCATACAG GGATAGCAAGTTGACAAGGTTACTGAGGGATTCATTAGGAGGAAAAACAAAGACATGCATAATTGCCACAGTTTCACCGTCCATTCAGTGCTTGGAAGAGACTCTCAGTACTCTTGAATATGCTAACCGTGCCAAGCAAATTAAAAACAGGCCAGAG GTCAACCAGAAAGTACCCAAATCTGCACTAATCAAAGATCTGTATGTGGAGATGGACCGCCTAAAGCAAG AATTACACGCAACGAGGGAGAAGAATGGAATCTACATACCACAAGACCGCTACTTGAGTGAAGAGGCAGCTCACAAG GCAATATTTGAGAGACTGAAGTTCTTAGAACTTGATTTAGAGTCCAAAAATAAG AAACTGAGAGAGCTTCAGGATCTTTACGATTATCAGCGACAACTGACAGCAGATTTAACCAAAAAACTTGAGAGAACTCAG AGAGAACTCAAGGAAGCTGAACAAGCTTTCAATGATCTACAAGCTCAAAATAGTCGAGCTAAAGAGACGGTTCAAGAGAAGGATCATCTGGTATCTAATCTCATTAAATCTG AAAAGGCAATGACtgacaaagcacttgagcttcgaGCTGAAGTAGAGAATGCAGAATCAGAGATATCCACCTTGTTCGCCAAAACTG AGAAAACCAACAATAGGGAGGAGAGAAACAAAATTCTCGTGCAAAATTTCCGCAACAAATTAACTCAGCAGCTTGAAAGTTTAAAGAGAAACACTGCAGTTTCTGTAACCAAACAAGAGCAGCAATTGAATGTAATATTAGAAGATACACAATCCTTCTTAGCTACTAAAAGAAGG GGTACAGATGAGTTAAAGAGTCAGCTCCAGAAGCTGAAAGACAAGTATAGCTCTGATATTCAGAATTTAGCTATTTCGGCCCAAGAACTTAATGAAAACTCTCAGTTAGCTTTTAGTGAAGTGCATTCAGAAGTATCAAAGCATTCTTCTTTCTTTATGGTT TTTGTTGCAAAGATTTCTGCCGATGTTAATGCTATACTCAACGGTCTGCAAGGTAACATTACGGAGCTTGAGGTGAAAATAAGTGCTTTTGTGCAAAAGGAACAACAG AATCAAACAAGAAGATATCAAGGAATTCAATTAACCTCTGAAGTTCTCCTCAACTttttcaagacattaaattcatacATTTCAAAATTGAGACTAATGGATGAAAAATCGCAAACAATTAATCATCAGCAACTCTGCACCCTTGAAGAGAAGTTTGAG GAGCTGGCTGCAAGTGAAGAACGACAACTGATAGAAAAAGTTGCAGAGCTTATGTCAGCTTCTAATACTAGGAAGAAAAGGCTG gTTCAAACAGCAGTAAATGACCTTAGAGAGTGCTCTAGTATCAAAACCAGAAATCTAAATGCTGAGTTCTCAAACATACAAGGTTGCACTAATTCTGCCTATGAAGAATGGACAAGCTACGTTGAAAGCACACAAGCCCACCATATCGAGGATTCAACTAGATTGGAGTTTTGGAAAAGTAGTCTAGCAGG CTTGGCAAAATCAAAGGGGGTCCAAGATGGATGGAGAAATGCCGAAGAATCTCTTCTTAGACAACAAACAAGAAATATCAACTCAATTGATTGCATTATGAA GAGTGCAATGGAATCAAATGGAAAGACCAGCACTCAGTTTTCCTCTACAGTGACTTCTATACTTGAAGAAACAGCTATTTCCAAGAGGAATCTTCTTTCTGCTATGGAAA GTTTGCTGAAACTTGATCATAATGAATGTGAGAAGATTTACTCATTTATTCATCCTTGTGTTGAGGATATGAAACAAATGAAAGACAGTCATTCCTCCAAAGTATCAGAGATTGCAGAAAATGCAGGAAAAGTATTGACAGATGAGTACAAG GTCGATGAACCATCATGCTCAACTCTGAGAAGGAAAAGAGTTAGCGTGCCAAGTAGGGAATCTATCGAAAATCTCAGAACTCCTTTACTCGAGGAGTCACTCAAGTCATTTCAAGGCAATGGAATAGCAAAGCGAGCTAACAGAATGTAA
- the LOC104119525 gene encoding kinesin-like protein KIN-5D isoform X1, with protein sequence METPKLNHQRRGSIPPFLMSQTLWSNEKLCRDSRSNDEKGVNVKVILRCRPQNEDEMKVKGPSVISCNDLKKEVTANLNTATKQLNKTFVFDKVCGPSSQQKDFYDHSVAPLVNEALEGYTCTIFAYGQTGTGKTYTMEGEAIKEKNGEFHKNAGVIPRAVQQIFDILETQKAEYSMKVAYIEIYNEEITDLLSLDEESKSIDEKPRKPLALMEDGKGAVFIRGLEEVTVSTADEIYKILEKGSANKHTAETLLNKQSNRSHSIFSITLQVKECTPEGLELIKCGKLNLVDLAGSENILRSGAKEGRAREAGEINKSLLTLGRVINALVDHSGHVPYRDSKLTRLLRDSLGGKTKTCIIATVSPSIQCLEETLSTLEYANRAKQIKNRPEVNQKVPKSALIKDLYVEMDRLKQELHATREKNGIYIPQDRYLSEEAAHKAIFERLKFLELDLESKNKKLRELQDLYDYQRQLTADLTKKLERTQRELKEAEQAFNDLQAQNSRAKETVQEKDHLVSNLIKSEKAMTDKALELRAEVENAESEISTLFAKTEKTNNREERNKILVQNFRNKLTQQLESLKRNTAVSVTKQEQQLNVILEDTQSFLATKRRGTDELKSQLQKLKDKYSSDIQNLAISAQELNENSQLAFSEVHSEVSKHSSFFMVFVAKISADVNAILNGLQGNITELEVKISAFVQKEQQNQTRRYQGIQLTSEVLLNFFKTLNSYISKLRLMDEKSQTINHQQLCTLEEKFEELAASEERQLIEKVAELMSASNTRKKRLVQTAVNDLRECSSIKTRNLNAEFSNIQGCTNSAYEEWTSYVESTQAHHIEDSTRLEFWKSSLAGHVECCLAKSKGVQDGWRNAEESLLRQQTRNINSIDCIMKSAMESNGKTSTQFSSTVTSILEETAISKRNLLSAMESLLKLDHNECEKIYSFIHPCVEDMKQMKDSHSSKVSEIAENAGKVLTDEYKVDEPSCSTLRRKRVSVPSRESIENLRTPLLEESLKSFQGNGIAKRANRM encoded by the exons ATGGAAACACCAAAGTTGAATCATCAACGAAGAGGGAGTATACCTCCTTTCTTGATGTCTCAAACACTGTGGTCAAATGAAAAGCTATGCAGAGATTCGCGATCAAATGACGAAAAAGGGGTAAATGTGAAAGTTATATTGCGTTGCAG GCCTCAAAATGAGGATGAAATGAAGGTGAAAGGTCCCTCGGTGATCTCGTGCAACGACCTGAAAAAAGAAGTTACTGCAAATTTGAACACAGCTACTAAGCAACTAAACAAAACCTTTGTCTTTGATAAG GTTTGTGGTCCATCATCTCAGCAAAAGGACTTCTATGATCATTCTGTGGCTCCTCTTGTTAATGAAGCTCTTGAGGGATATACTTGTACTATTTTTGCTTATGGCCAAACCGGAACAGGGAAAACATACACAATGGAAGGGGAAGCAATTAAAGAGAAG AATGGGGAGTTCCACAAGAATGCTGGAGTAATCCCAAGAGCAGTCCAGCAAATTTTTGACATTTTGGAGACTCAAAAGGCTGAGTACAGTATGAAAGTTGCATATATAGAGATTTACAATGAGGAAATAACAGATCTTCTTTCCCTTGACGAGGAATCAAAATCGATAGATGAGAAGCCGAGGAAGCCATTAGCCCTTATGGAAGATGGAAAAGGTGCAGTTTTCATCAGAGGTCTAGAAGAGGTGACAGTATCAACCGCAGATGAAATATACAAAATTTTGGAGAAAGGCTCTGCAAATAAGCATACAGCTGAGACGCTTCTTAATAAACAAAGCAATAGGTCTCATTCAATATTTTCCATCACCTTACAAGTTAAGGAATGCACTCCTGAGGGACTAGAGCTGATAAAGTGTGGAAAACTTAATCTTGTTGACCTAGCTGGATCTGAGAACATTTTACGCTCGGGAGCAAAAGAG GGAAGAGCAAGAGAGGCTGGTGAGATAAATAAGAGCTTGCTTACCTTGGGCAGGGTCATCAATGCTTTGGTTGATCACTCTGGACATGTTCCATACAG GGATAGCAAGTTGACAAGGTTACTGAGGGATTCATTAGGAGGAAAAACAAAGACATGCATAATTGCCACAGTTTCACCGTCCATTCAGTGCTTGGAAGAGACTCTCAGTACTCTTGAATATGCTAACCGTGCCAAGCAAATTAAAAACAGGCCAGAG GTCAACCAGAAAGTACCCAAATCTGCACTAATCAAAGATCTGTATGTGGAGATGGACCGCCTAAAGCAAG AATTACACGCAACGAGGGAGAAGAATGGAATCTACATACCACAAGACCGCTACTTGAGTGAAGAGGCAGCTCACAAG GCAATATTTGAGAGACTGAAGTTCTTAGAACTTGATTTAGAGTCCAAAAATAAG AAACTGAGAGAGCTTCAGGATCTTTACGATTATCAGCGACAACTGACAGCAGATTTAACCAAAAAACTTGAGAGAACTCAG AGAGAACTCAAGGAAGCTGAACAAGCTTTCAATGATCTACAAGCTCAAAATAGTCGAGCTAAAGAGACGGTTCAAGAGAAGGATCATCTGGTATCTAATCTCATTAAATCTG AAAAGGCAATGACtgacaaagcacttgagcttcgaGCTGAAGTAGAGAATGCAGAATCAGAGATATCCACCTTGTTCGCCAAAACTG AGAAAACCAACAATAGGGAGGAGAGAAACAAAATTCTCGTGCAAAATTTCCGCAACAAATTAACTCAGCAGCTTGAAAGTTTAAAGAGAAACACTGCAGTTTCTGTAACCAAACAAGAGCAGCAATTGAATGTAATATTAGAAGATACACAATCCTTCTTAGCTACTAAAAGAAGG GGTACAGATGAGTTAAAGAGTCAGCTCCAGAAGCTGAAAGACAAGTATAGCTCTGATATTCAGAATTTAGCTATTTCGGCCCAAGAACTTAATGAAAACTCTCAGTTAGCTTTTAGTGAAGTGCATTCAGAAGTATCAAAGCATTCTTCTTTCTTTATGGTT TTTGTTGCAAAGATTTCTGCCGATGTTAATGCTATACTCAACGGTCTGCAAGGTAACATTACGGAGCTTGAGGTGAAAATAAGTGCTTTTGTGCAAAAGGAACAACAG AATCAAACAAGAAGATATCAAGGAATTCAATTAACCTCTGAAGTTCTCCTCAACTttttcaagacattaaattcatacATTTCAAAATTGAGACTAATGGATGAAAAATCGCAAACAATTAATCATCAGCAACTCTGCACCCTTGAAGAGAAGTTTGAG GAGCTGGCTGCAAGTGAAGAACGACAACTGATAGAAAAAGTTGCAGAGCTTATGTCAGCTTCTAATACTAGGAAGAAAAGGCTG gTTCAAACAGCAGTAAATGACCTTAGAGAGTGCTCTAGTATCAAAACCAGAAATCTAAATGCTGAGTTCTCAAACATACAAGGTTGCACTAATTCTGCCTATGAAGAATGGACAAGCTACGTTGAAAGCACACAAGCCCACCATATCGAGGATTCAACTAGATTGGAGTTTTGGAAAAGTAGTCTAGCAGGGCACGTCGAATGCTG CTTGGCAAAATCAAAGGGGGTCCAAGATGGATGGAGAAATGCCGAAGAATCTCTTCTTAGACAACAAACAAGAAATATCAACTCAATTGATTGCATTATGAA GAGTGCAATGGAATCAAATGGAAAGACCAGCACTCAGTTTTCCTCTACAGTGACTTCTATACTTGAAGAAACAGCTATTTCCAAGAGGAATCTTCTTTCTGCTATGGAAA GTTTGCTGAAACTTGATCATAATGAATGTGAGAAGATTTACTCATTTATTCATCCTTGTGTTGAGGATATGAAACAAATGAAAGACAGTCATTCCTCCAAAGTATCAGAGATTGCAGAAAATGCAGGAAAAGTATTGACAGATGAGTACAAG GTCGATGAACCATCATGCTCAACTCTGAGAAGGAAAAGAGTTAGCGTGCCAAGTAGGGAATCTATCGAAAATCTCAGAACTCCTTTACTCGAGGAGTCACTCAAGTCATTTCAAGGCAATGGAATAGCAAAGCGAGCTAACAGAATGTAA
- the LOC104119525 gene encoding kinesin-like protein KIN-5D isoform X2 gives METPKLNHQRRGSIPPFLMSQTLWSNEKLCRDSRSNDEKGVNVKVILRCRPQNEDEMKVKGPSVISCNDLKKEVTANLNTATKQLNKTFVFDKVCGPSSQQKDFYDHSVAPLVNEALEGYTCTIFAYGQTGTGKTYTMEGEAIKEKNGEFHKNAGVIPRAVQQIFDILETQKAEYSMKVAYIEIYNEEITDLLSLDEESKSIDEKPRKPLALMEDGKGAVFIRGLEEVTVSTADEIYKILEKGSANKHTAETLLNKQSNRSHSIFSITLQVKECTPEGLELIKCGKLNLVDLAGSENILRSGAKEGRAREAGEINKSLLTLGRVINALVDHSGHVPYRDSKLTRLLRDSLGGKTKTCIIATVSPSIQCLEETLSTLEYANRAKQIKNRPEVNQKVPKSALIKDLYVEMDRLKQELHATREKNGIYIPQDRYLSEEAAHKAIFERLKFLELDLESKNKKLRELQDLYDYQRQLTADLTKKLERTQRELKEAEQAFNDLQAQNSRAKETVQEKDHLVSNLIKSEKAMTDKALELRAEVENAESEISTLFAKTEKTNNREERNKILVQNFRNKLTQQLESLKRNTAVSVTKQEQQLNVILEDTQSFLATKRRGTDELKSQLQKLKDKYSSDIQNLAISAQELNENSQLAFSEVHSEVSKHSSFFMFVAKISADVNAILNGLQGNITELEVKISAFVQKEQQNQTRRYQGIQLTSEVLLNFFKTLNSYISKLRLMDEKSQTINHQQLCTLEEKFEELAASEERQLIEKVAELMSASNTRKKRLVQTAVNDLRECSSIKTRNLNAEFSNIQGCTNSAYEEWTSYVESTQAHHIEDSTRLEFWKSSLAGHVECCLAKSKGVQDGWRNAEESLLRQQTRNINSIDCIMKSAMESNGKTSTQFSSTVTSILEETAISKRNLLSAMESLLKLDHNECEKIYSFIHPCVEDMKQMKDSHSSKVSEIAENAGKVLTDEYKVDEPSCSTLRRKRVSVPSRESIENLRTPLLEESLKSFQGNGIAKRANRM, from the exons ATGGAAACACCAAAGTTGAATCATCAACGAAGAGGGAGTATACCTCCTTTCTTGATGTCTCAAACACTGTGGTCAAATGAAAAGCTATGCAGAGATTCGCGATCAAATGACGAAAAAGGGGTAAATGTGAAAGTTATATTGCGTTGCAG GCCTCAAAATGAGGATGAAATGAAGGTGAAAGGTCCCTCGGTGATCTCGTGCAACGACCTGAAAAAAGAAGTTACTGCAAATTTGAACACAGCTACTAAGCAACTAAACAAAACCTTTGTCTTTGATAAG GTTTGTGGTCCATCATCTCAGCAAAAGGACTTCTATGATCATTCTGTGGCTCCTCTTGTTAATGAAGCTCTTGAGGGATATACTTGTACTATTTTTGCTTATGGCCAAACCGGAACAGGGAAAACATACACAATGGAAGGGGAAGCAATTAAAGAGAAG AATGGGGAGTTCCACAAGAATGCTGGAGTAATCCCAAGAGCAGTCCAGCAAATTTTTGACATTTTGGAGACTCAAAAGGCTGAGTACAGTATGAAAGTTGCATATATAGAGATTTACAATGAGGAAATAACAGATCTTCTTTCCCTTGACGAGGAATCAAAATCGATAGATGAGAAGCCGAGGAAGCCATTAGCCCTTATGGAAGATGGAAAAGGTGCAGTTTTCATCAGAGGTCTAGAAGAGGTGACAGTATCAACCGCAGATGAAATATACAAAATTTTGGAGAAAGGCTCTGCAAATAAGCATACAGCTGAGACGCTTCTTAATAAACAAAGCAATAGGTCTCATTCAATATTTTCCATCACCTTACAAGTTAAGGAATGCACTCCTGAGGGACTAGAGCTGATAAAGTGTGGAAAACTTAATCTTGTTGACCTAGCTGGATCTGAGAACATTTTACGCTCGGGAGCAAAAGAG GGAAGAGCAAGAGAGGCTGGTGAGATAAATAAGAGCTTGCTTACCTTGGGCAGGGTCATCAATGCTTTGGTTGATCACTCTGGACATGTTCCATACAG GGATAGCAAGTTGACAAGGTTACTGAGGGATTCATTAGGAGGAAAAACAAAGACATGCATAATTGCCACAGTTTCACCGTCCATTCAGTGCTTGGAAGAGACTCTCAGTACTCTTGAATATGCTAACCGTGCCAAGCAAATTAAAAACAGGCCAGAG GTCAACCAGAAAGTACCCAAATCTGCACTAATCAAAGATCTGTATGTGGAGATGGACCGCCTAAAGCAAG AATTACACGCAACGAGGGAGAAGAATGGAATCTACATACCACAAGACCGCTACTTGAGTGAAGAGGCAGCTCACAAG GCAATATTTGAGAGACTGAAGTTCTTAGAACTTGATTTAGAGTCCAAAAATAAG AAACTGAGAGAGCTTCAGGATCTTTACGATTATCAGCGACAACTGACAGCAGATTTAACCAAAAAACTTGAGAGAACTCAG AGAGAACTCAAGGAAGCTGAACAAGCTTTCAATGATCTACAAGCTCAAAATAGTCGAGCTAAAGAGACGGTTCAAGAGAAGGATCATCTGGTATCTAATCTCATTAAATCTG AAAAGGCAATGACtgacaaagcacttgagcttcgaGCTGAAGTAGAGAATGCAGAATCAGAGATATCCACCTTGTTCGCCAAAACTG AGAAAACCAACAATAGGGAGGAGAGAAACAAAATTCTCGTGCAAAATTTCCGCAACAAATTAACTCAGCAGCTTGAAAGTTTAAAGAGAAACACTGCAGTTTCTGTAACCAAACAAGAGCAGCAATTGAATGTAATATTAGAAGATACACAATCCTTCTTAGCTACTAAAAGAAGG GGTACAGATGAGTTAAAGAGTCAGCTCCAGAAGCTGAAAGACAAGTATAGCTCTGATATTCAGAATTTAGCTATTTCGGCCCAAGAACTTAATGAAAACTCTCAGTTAGCTTTTAGTGAAGTGCATTCAGAAGTATCAAAGCATTCTTCTTTCTTTATG TTTGTTGCAAAGATTTCTGCCGATGTTAATGCTATACTCAACGGTCTGCAAGGTAACATTACGGAGCTTGAGGTGAAAATAAGTGCTTTTGTGCAAAAGGAACAACAG AATCAAACAAGAAGATATCAAGGAATTCAATTAACCTCTGAAGTTCTCCTCAACTttttcaagacattaaattcatacATTTCAAAATTGAGACTAATGGATGAAAAATCGCAAACAATTAATCATCAGCAACTCTGCACCCTTGAAGAGAAGTTTGAG GAGCTGGCTGCAAGTGAAGAACGACAACTGATAGAAAAAGTTGCAGAGCTTATGTCAGCTTCTAATACTAGGAAGAAAAGGCTG gTTCAAACAGCAGTAAATGACCTTAGAGAGTGCTCTAGTATCAAAACCAGAAATCTAAATGCTGAGTTCTCAAACATACAAGGTTGCACTAATTCTGCCTATGAAGAATGGACAAGCTACGTTGAAAGCACACAAGCCCACCATATCGAGGATTCAACTAGATTGGAGTTTTGGAAAAGTAGTCTAGCAGGGCACGTCGAATGCTG CTTGGCAAAATCAAAGGGGGTCCAAGATGGATGGAGAAATGCCGAAGAATCTCTTCTTAGACAACAAACAAGAAATATCAACTCAATTGATTGCATTATGAA GAGTGCAATGGAATCAAATGGAAAGACCAGCACTCAGTTTTCCTCTACAGTGACTTCTATACTTGAAGAAACAGCTATTTCCAAGAGGAATCTTCTTTCTGCTATGGAAA GTTTGCTGAAACTTGATCATAATGAATGTGAGAAGATTTACTCATTTATTCATCCTTGTGTTGAGGATATGAAACAAATGAAAGACAGTCATTCCTCCAAAGTATCAGAGATTGCAGAAAATGCAGGAAAAGTATTGACAGATGAGTACAAG GTCGATGAACCATCATGCTCAACTCTGAGAAGGAAAAGAGTTAGCGTGCCAAGTAGGGAATCTATCGAAAATCTCAGAACTCCTTTACTCGAGGAGTCACTCAAGTCATTTCAAGGCAATGGAATAGCAAAGCGAGCTAACAGAATGTAA